The Fictibacillus arsenicus genome contains a region encoding:
- a CDS encoding chemotaxis protein CheA: MEMTQYLDIFIEESKEHLQAINQQVLLLEKSPEELTIVNEIFRSAHTLKGMSATMGYEDLANLTHCMENVLDAIRNKKITVTTQVLDVLFTSLDHLEAMVVEISEGGSGKRDVSETVRDLEALEKGEMTKSVSHKADKPAELSQSFDQYEKQIILQSKEQGFHAYELSISLRKDCILKAARVYMVFEVIEQIGEIIKSIPSVDMLEAEQFESDFKLSILTKETGEEIKQRILKVSEVDEVVVSEINTERLNDSVHKESEHSAEKINAANETKKDESSSTSAGGSAAGKTIRVNIERLDQLMNLFEELVIDRGRLEEISKMLKSAELNETVERMSRVSGDLQNIILTMRMVPVEQVFNRFPRMVRGLAKDLGKNVNLEIVGAETELDRTVIDEIGDPLVHLLRNSIDHGIEKPSVRSTSGKDETGTIYLRAYHSGNHVFIEIEDDGAGINRQKVLEKALENGIITKEMSENLTDKQCFELLFASGFSTAEVISDISGRGVGLDVVKNKIESLGGSISVDSTAGYGTIFSIQLPLTLSIMSVMLVEVQKEKYAIPLSSIIETAIIKKEEILSAHNQKVMDFRGRVVPLVFMKEIFEVPSAMEASEYVPVVVVRKGDKMAALVVDSFIGQQEIVLKSLGQYLSSVFAISGATILGDGQVALILDCNALIK; this comes from the coding sequence ATGGAAATGACTCAATATCTTGACATATTTATAGAGGAAAGCAAAGAACACCTTCAAGCTATTAACCAGCAGGTGCTTCTGCTTGAAAAATCACCTGAAGAATTAACAATCGTTAATGAAATTTTCCGTTCTGCTCATACGCTCAAAGGAATGTCTGCAACGATGGGTTATGAAGACTTGGCAAACTTAACACATTGCATGGAAAATGTACTTGATGCCATTCGAAATAAAAAGATTACTGTGACTACACAAGTACTCGATGTACTGTTCACATCACTTGATCACTTAGAAGCAATGGTAGTTGAGATTTCAGAAGGCGGCAGCGGAAAGCGTGATGTCTCGGAAACTGTACGGGATCTGGAAGCACTTGAAAAAGGTGAAATGACAAAGTCTGTATCTCACAAAGCCGATAAGCCTGCTGAATTGTCTCAGTCATTTGATCAATACGAAAAACAGATCATCTTGCAATCAAAAGAACAAGGTTTTCACGCTTACGAACTTTCTATCAGTCTTCGCAAAGACTGTATCTTGAAAGCAGCCAGAGTTTATATGGTATTTGAAGTGATAGAGCAGATCGGTGAGATTATAAAATCCATCCCATCTGTAGACATGCTTGAAGCAGAACAGTTTGAATCAGATTTCAAACTCTCGATTCTTACTAAAGAAACTGGTGAAGAAATAAAGCAGCGGATTTTGAAAGTTTCCGAGGTTGACGAAGTGGTTGTTTCAGAGATCAATACGGAAAGGCTTAACGACTCCGTACATAAGGAAAGTGAACATTCCGCAGAAAAAATAAATGCAGCAAATGAAACAAAAAAGGACGAGTCTTCATCTACCAGTGCTGGTGGTTCAGCAGCTGGGAAAACAATAAGGGTTAATATTGAAAGACTTGATCAATTGATGAATCTTTTCGAGGAATTGGTTATCGACCGCGGACGCCTTGAAGAGATTTCAAAGATGCTTAAAAGTGCAGAACTTAATGAAACCGTAGAACGGATGTCCCGTGTTTCAGGTGACTTGCAAAATATTATTCTTACAATGCGCATGGTTCCAGTTGAGCAAGTATTTAATCGTTTTCCTCGCATGGTTCGTGGTCTTGCAAAAGACTTGGGCAAAAACGTGAACCTTGAGATTGTTGGGGCAGAAACCGAATTAGACCGTACAGTTATTGATGAGATTGGTGATCCTCTCGTACATTTACTGCGAAATTCTATAGACCACGGTATTGAGAAACCATCGGTCCGAAGCACTTCAGGAAAAGATGAAACAGGAACGATCTACTTAAGAGCTTATCATAGCGGCAACCACGTCTTTATTGAGATTGAAGATGACGGAGCAGGTATTAACCGTCAAAAAGTATTAGAAAAGGCGTTAGAAAATGGGATCATCACGAAAGAAATGTCTGAAAATTTGACCGATAAACAGTGTTTTGAATTATTGTTCGCTTCTGGCTTCTCAACAGCAGAAGTTATCTCTGACATCTCAGGACGCGGAGTAGGACTGGATGTTGTAAAGAACAAGATCGAGTCATTAGGCGGTTCGATCTCAGTAGATTCTACAGCAGGATATGGAACAATCTTTTCCATTCAGCTTCCTTTAACACTATCAATCATGTCAGTCATGCTTGTTGAAGTTCAAAAAGAAAAATATGCGATTCCGCTTTCTTCTATCATTGAGACAGCAATTATTAAAAAGGAAGAGATATTGTCTGCACATAATCAAAAGGTGATGGATTTCCGTGGAAGAGTTGTACCTTTAGTATTCATGAAAGAAATATTCGAAGTACCATCTGCCATGGAAGCAAGTGAATATGTTCCGGTAGTTGTTGTGAGAAAAGGAGACAAAATGGCAGCCCTTGTTGTTGATTCGTTCATAGGACAGCAAGAGATCGTTCTTAAATCACTGGGTCAATACCTGTCATCTGTTTTCGCTATCTCTGGTGCAACCATATTAGGAGATGGACAAGTAGCATTAATTCTAGATTGCAATGCACTAATCAAATAA
- the flhF gene encoding flagellar biosynthesis protein FlhF, whose product MKVKKYTASSLPEAMKLVRADLGSGAVILNTREVQAGGFLGFFTKKNIEIFAGLDQDIDYLAPKKQAVQITNKPVQKPVQGEELTQEIRQLKKMVHNLSVQNKEREPMPEFAEEWRTFLQLQELEPSISEELIAQLNSKYLSFDKDEAQGYDWNKWMTDWLSARMKKSDFGGFHYETKFLNLIGPTGVGKTTTIAKIGAKAVLKDGKKVAFITTDTFRIAAIEQLKTYAEILNIPCEVAYTAEDFKKAKEKFKDYDLVLVDSAGRNFLNRFYIEELQRIVHFDKDMKNYLVLSLTSKYKDMETIYSQFKSLPVHKVIFTKKDETTTFGAILNLSINHGVPIGYITNGQNVPDDMFEADAEELIQMLLKEKLKHD is encoded by the coding sequence ATGAAGGTTAAAAAGTATACAGCAAGCAGCTTGCCAGAAGCTATGAAGCTAGTAAGAGCAGATCTCGGCAGCGGTGCTGTAATTTTAAATACGAGGGAAGTCCAGGCTGGAGGATTCCTTGGATTTTTCACAAAGAAGAATATCGAGATTTTTGCAGGCTTAGATCAAGACATTGATTACCTTGCTCCAAAGAAGCAAGCTGTGCAAATAACTAATAAACCTGTTCAGAAGCCGGTCCAAGGTGAAGAGCTTACACAGGAAATACGCCAGCTGAAAAAGATGGTGCACAACCTGAGTGTACAGAATAAAGAGCGTGAACCTATGCCGGAATTCGCAGAAGAATGGCGAACATTTTTGCAGCTTCAAGAACTTGAACCGAGTATTTCAGAGGAGCTTATTGCTCAATTAAACAGCAAATATCTTTCGTTTGATAAAGATGAAGCACAAGGTTATGACTGGAATAAATGGATGACAGACTGGCTGAGTGCACGAATGAAAAAGAGTGATTTTGGCGGGTTTCATTATGAAACAAAATTCTTAAATTTAATTGGCCCTACAGGGGTTGGAAAAACAACTACAATCGCTAAAATTGGGGCAAAAGCAGTTTTGAAGGACGGGAAAAAAGTTGCCTTTATAACAACTGATACATTTAGAATTGCCGCGATTGAACAGCTGAAAACGTATGCTGAAATCTTAAACATTCCTTGTGAAGTGGCGTATACGGCTGAGGACTTCAAAAAAGCGAAAGAAAAATTTAAAGATTATGATTTAGTACTCGTTGATTCAGCAGGAAGAAATTTTTTAAACCGTTTTTATATAGAAGAGCTTCAGCGAATCGTTCATTTTGATAAAGATATGAAAAATTATCTTGTATTGTCGCTTACTTCAAAATATAAAGACATGGAAACGATATATAGTCAGTTTAAGAGTCTTCCTGTTCATAAAGTGATTTTTACAAAGAAAGATGAAACAACAACATTTGGTGCGATATTAAATCTTTCCATTAATCATGGAGTTCCTATCGGCTACATAACAAACGGACAAAATGTGCCAGATGATATGTTTGAAGCAGACGCGGAAGAGCTGATTCAGATGCTATTAAAGGAAAAGCTGAAACATGATTGA
- the fliQ gene encoding flagellar biosynthesis protein FliQ — protein sequence MDSQFVISLAEKGVYITLLLCGPLLALALVVGLIVSIFQATTQIQEQTLAFIPKIVAVLVGLVFFGPWMLSQILAFTANIFQNLHTYIGL from the coding sequence ATGGATTCTCAATTTGTTATATCTTTAGCGGAAAAAGGAGTATACATAACACTTCTCTTATGTGGACCTTTGCTTGCTTTAGCATTAGTCGTAGGTTTAATCGTCAGTATCTTTCAAGCAACTACACAAATACAAGAACAGACTCTTGCATTTATTCCAAAGATTGTCGCAGTTTTGGTAGGTCTCGTATTTTTTGGACCATGGATGTTATCACAGATTCTAGCGTTTACAGCGAATATTTTTCAAAACCTGCACACTTACATAGGTTTATAA
- a CDS encoding protein-glutamate methylesterase/protein-glutamine glutaminase encodes MKQISVLVVDDSAFMRKLIKEFLSEDPRINVLDTARNGQEAIDKIKKLEPDVVTMDVEMPVLNGIEAVKIIMKQHPVPIIMLSSTTKAGAENTILAMEAGAIDFIAKPSGAISLDLHKVKTALIEKVITSFKAKLKPVITARIPYINSTEQRIEKNEKTNLTKLVLIGTSTGGPRALQEVISNLPANIDAPIIVVQHMPPGFTQSLANRLDSLSEVKVKEAEQNESIKKGTVYIAPGGFHVRLQEKLGQAFLTIDKEPPVGGHRPAVNALFESAAKLKNYHKVAVIMTGMGSDGTLGIIELKKAGQTTVIAEAEESCIVYGMPKAAVLTKKVDEVVHLGSIARAIQNNL; translated from the coding sequence GTGAAACAAATTTCGGTTCTCGTTGTTGACGATTCTGCTTTTATGAGAAAGCTGATCAAAGAATTTTTATCCGAAGATCCTAGGATAAACGTTTTGGATACAGCGAGAAATGGTCAAGAGGCCATAGATAAGATTAAAAAATTAGAACCTGATGTTGTGACGATGGATGTGGAGATGCCTGTCTTAAATGGAATAGAAGCTGTGAAAATAATTATGAAACAGCATCCTGTACCGATAATCATGCTTTCAAGCACGACTAAAGCGGGGGCTGAAAATACGATTCTAGCAATGGAAGCTGGTGCGATCGATTTTATTGCAAAACCTTCTGGAGCAATCTCACTAGATCTGCACAAGGTAAAGACTGCATTAATTGAAAAGGTCATTACATCGTTTAAAGCAAAGCTGAAGCCGGTTATTACAGCTCGAATACCATATATAAATAGTACGGAACAGCGTATAGAAAAGAATGAGAAAACTAATCTTACTAAACTTGTTCTAATAGGGACTTCTACTGGCGGACCACGGGCTTTGCAGGAAGTAATTTCGAATCTTCCCGCAAATATTGATGCTCCAATAATTGTTGTACAGCACATGCCGCCTGGCTTTACACAGTCGTTAGCTAACAGGCTTGATTCACTTTCTGAAGTTAAGGTAAAAGAAGCTGAACAAAATGAATCTATTAAAAAAGGAACCGTTTATATCGCGCCTGGAGGGTTCCATGTACGCCTGCAGGAAAAGCTGGGACAAGCATTCCTCACCATTGATAAGGAACCCCCAGTGGGAGGCCACAGACCAGCTGTTAACGCACTGTTTGAAAGCGCTGCAAAACTAAAAAACTATCATAAAGTGGCAGTCATTATGACAGGCATGGGATCTGACGGCACGCTTGGTATCATAGAGTTAAAGAAAGCGGGCCAGACCACGGTCATAGCTGAAGCGGAGGAATCGTGCATCGTATACGGAATGCCTAAAGCGGCTGTGCTGACGAAAAAAGTAGATGAAGTCGTACACCTAGGTTCAATTGCTCGTGCTATTCAGAACAATTTGTAA
- a CDS encoding MinD/ParA family protein, with translation MIDQAESLRKQLMLSSAKSARVISVVSGKGGVGKTNITVNLALSLIKMGKRVLVMDLDVGMGNVDLILGRRAPKHIMDLLQNQLSVWEIIEEGREGLHTIAGGRNFGSIALITDDMLDYFLKQLEELETFYDFIFLDMGAGATETALKFILSSHEILVIATPEITSITDAYSMMKFIHAKDSTLPFYLAVNRCENKREGRETSHKLTNVCKQFLNKDLIHLGMIPLDQTVLESVKKQVPFTLNKPASEASRAVADLARTYTGAAQQQKASYKSFVSRLKSLFSER, from the coding sequence ATGATTGATCAAGCAGAGAGTCTAAGAAAGCAATTAATGTTATCATCCGCCAAAAGCGCGAGGGTTATATCTGTTGTAAGCGGAAAAGGCGGAGTAGGAAAAACGAACATCACGGTGAACCTGGCTCTTTCCCTTATCAAAATGGGAAAAAGAGTACTCGTTATGGATCTGGACGTTGGAATGGGCAATGTGGATTTAATCTTAGGGAGAAGAGCTCCAAAGCATATTATGGATCTGCTTCAAAACCAATTGTCAGTTTGGGAGATCATTGAAGAAGGCAGAGAAGGTTTGCATACGATTGCCGGAGGCAGAAATTTTGGTTCTATTGCCCTCATAACAGATGATATGCTGGATTATTTTCTTAAGCAGCTAGAAGAACTTGAAACATTCTACGACTTTATCTTTCTCGATATGGGAGCCGGGGCTACTGAAACGGCATTGAAGTTTATTCTGTCAAGTCATGAAATTTTAGTGATTGCGACGCCTGAAATTACATCTATTACAGATGCTTACTCGATGATGAAGTTCATTCATGCGAAAGATAGCACACTTCCGTTCTATCTAGCAGTTAACCGCTGTGAAAATAAGCGTGAAGGGCGTGAAACTTCTCATAAACTAACGAATGTATGCAAGCAGTTCTTAAATAAAGATCTAATTCATCTAGGAATGATTCCGTTAGACCAAACCGTGTTGGAATCGGTAAAAAAGCAAGTTCCATTTACCTTAAATAAACCGGCTTCTGAAGCTTCACGTGCAGTTGCTGATCTAGCTAGAACTTATACAGGAGCTGCTCAGCAGCAAAAAGCATCCTATAAATCATTTGTCAGCAGGTTAAAGTCATTATTTAGTGAGAGGTAG
- the flhA gene encoding flagellar biosynthesis protein FlhA → MKARDISVLAGVILIIAMLVIPMPTFMLDFFIIVNISLALLIILIAMNTTQPLQFSIFPSLLLLVTLFRLGLNVSTTRSILSKGDAGNVVHTFGEFVVGGNILVGIVVFFILIIIQFIVITKGSERVSEVAARFTLDAMPGKQMSIDADLNAGMISDREAKERRETIEREADFYGAMDGASKFVKGDAIAGIIIVLINMLFGIIIGMVQMGLGFGESAEMFTRMTVGDGLVSQIPALIISTATGIIVTRAASEGNLGFDISKQLLAYPIMLFVAGGTIIMLGLFTPINDFFTITIGGLLSVGGYLLLKAEREQKEKEEVVEEDIQTEQLKSPESVVNLLQIDPIEFEFGYSLIPLADTSQGGDLLDRIVMIRRQLALELGMIVPVVRIRDNIQLQPNEYRIKIKGSQVAKGELLLDHYLAMSPGIDDEEITGIETVEPAFGLPAIWIGEEMKERAEFSGYTVVDPPSVVSTHLTEIIKKHAHELIGRQETKQLVEHLKESYPAIVEEVTPDALTIGEIQKVLSKLLKERISIRNLAIIFETLADFAKMTKDTDLLTEYVRQGLSRQISKSYVAENEPLHVITLGGSVEKKIADSVQQTEHGNYLSLDPHDSQSIFDSITRELESGRSFDQSIVLLCSPAVRMYVRQLIERYLPDVAVLSYNELEPELEVKSVGVVNI, encoded by the coding sequence ATGAAAGCTAGAGACATAAGTGTATTAGCGGGTGTAATTTTGATTATCGCCATGCTGGTCATACCAATGCCGACTTTTATGTTGGACTTCTTTATCATAGTAAATATTTCTCTGGCACTTTTAATTATATTGATTGCCATGAATACAACACAGCCTCTCCAGTTCTCTATATTCCCGTCATTACTTTTATTGGTGACACTTTTCAGGCTAGGGCTGAATGTTTCAACAACAAGAAGCATCTTATCTAAAGGAGATGCCGGAAATGTTGTTCATACCTTTGGAGAATTTGTAGTCGGAGGAAATATCCTCGTAGGTATAGTCGTGTTTTTCATACTTATAATCATTCAATTTATCGTTATTACTAAAGGATCAGAACGTGTATCCGAAGTGGCAGCAAGATTCACACTCGATGCCATGCCTGGTAAACAAATGAGTATTGATGCTGATTTAAATGCCGGTATGATATCCGATCGGGAAGCGAAAGAAAGACGCGAAACGATAGAGCGCGAAGCGGATTTTTATGGTGCAATGGACGGTGCCAGCAAGTTTGTAAAAGGAGATGCGATCGCTGGTATCATCATCGTTCTGATTAATATGCTCTTTGGAATTATTATTGGAATGGTTCAAATGGGTCTAGGCTTTGGTGAGAGTGCGGAGATGTTTACCCGTATGACTGTTGGTGACGGATTAGTATCACAAATACCTGCACTTATCATATCAACTGCTACAGGTATTATCGTTACACGGGCAGCATCAGAAGGAAATCTTGGTTTCGATATCAGTAAACAGCTTCTGGCTTATCCAATAATGCTTTTTGTAGCTGGAGGAACGATCATAATGCTTGGACTTTTCACACCAATCAATGATTTTTTCACCATTACTATCGGAGGATTGCTATCAGTTGGAGGATATTTACTATTAAAAGCAGAGCGGGAACAAAAAGAAAAAGAAGAAGTTGTAGAAGAAGATATTCAGACAGAACAGCTTAAGAGTCCAGAGTCAGTGGTTAATCTTCTGCAGATCGATCCGATTGAGTTTGAATTTGGGTACAGCTTAATACCGCTTGCTGATACTTCTCAAGGCGGTGACTTGTTAGACAGGATCGTGATGATCAGAAGACAGTTGGCACTGGAACTCGGAATGATCGTACCGGTTGTCAGAATTAGAGACAACATCCAGCTTCAGCCGAATGAATACAGAATTAAAATTAAAGGCAGCCAAGTCGCAAAAGGTGAGCTGCTGCTGGACCATTATCTTGCGATGAGCCCAGGTATTGATGATGAAGAAATCACAGGAATAGAAACTGTAGAACCTGCATTTGGCCTCCCTGCTATCTGGATTGGTGAGGAAATGAAAGAAAGGGCGGAATTCTCAGGCTATACAGTAGTTGATCCGCCATCTGTTGTGTCGACTCATTTAACAGAAATTATTAAGAAGCATGCACATGAACTAATTGGGCGACAGGAAACGAAACAGCTGGTAGAACATCTGAAAGAATCCTATCCGGCGATCGTGGAAGAAGTTACTCCAGATGCACTGACGATCGGAGAAATTCAAAAAGTTTTGTCCAAATTGCTTAAAGAGCGCATCTCAATTCGCAACCTAGCCATAATTTTTGAGACATTAGCGGATTTTGCCAAGATGACAAAGGATACAGATCTTCTAACCGAATATGTCAGACAAGGATTATCCAGACAAATTTCTAAAAGCTATGTAGCAGAAAACGAACCATTGCATGTTATTACGCTTGGGGGATCAGTTGAGAAAAAGATTGCAGATTCTGTTCAGCAAACCGAACACGGCAATTATCTGTCACTGGATCCGCATGATTCACAATCTATTTTTGACAGCATTACAAGGGAATTAGAATCAGGAAGAAGCTTTGATCAGTCGATCGTCTTATTGTGTTCTCCAGCTGTAAGGATGTATGTACGCCAGCTGATCGAACGCTACCTCCCGGATGTAGCAGTATTGTCATATAACGAGTTAGAGCCTGAACTTGAGGTTAAAAGTGTTGGGGTGGTGAATATTTAA
- the fliP gene encoding flagellar type III secretion system pore protein FliP (The bacterial flagellar biogenesis protein FliP forms a type III secretion system (T3SS)-type pore required for flagellar assembly.) has translation MNEFIPGLDLDFINNSDPANMETTIQLLLLLTVLSLAPSILILMTSFTRIIIVLSFVRTSLATQQMPPNQVLIGIALFLTFFIMAPVMHDVNKEAIQPLVKGEITQKEAFNKGSLPVKEFMAKHTRQKDLMLFLEYSGAKKPESIQDIPLTTLVPAFAISELKTAFQMGFMIFVPFLIIDMVVASVLMAMGMMMLPPVMISLPFKILLFVLVDGWHLIVKSLLLSY, from the coding sequence ATGAATGAATTTATTCCAGGTCTAGATTTGGATTTTATCAACAATAGCGATCCGGCAAACATGGAAACAACGATTCAGTTGCTGTTGCTTTTAACGGTTCTTTCACTCGCGCCAAGTATTCTTATCCTTATGACTTCTTTTACAAGAATCATTATTGTTCTTTCATTTGTAAGAACTTCACTCGCAACACAGCAGATGCCGCCGAATCAGGTGTTGATCGGCATCGCACTTTTTCTTACGTTTTTTATCATGGCACCCGTTATGCATGATGTGAATAAGGAAGCTATACAGCCGCTTGTAAAAGGTGAAATTACACAAAAAGAAGCTTTTAATAAAGGAAGTCTTCCAGTTAAAGAATTTATGGCAAAACATACAAGGCAGAAGGATTTGATGCTTTTTCTGGAATATTCAGGAGCGAAGAAGCCAGAGAGTATTCAGGATATCCCTTTAACAACACTCGTACCTGCGTTTGCGATCAGTGAATTGAAAACGGCTTTTCAGATGGGCTTTATGATCTTTGTACCGTTTCTGATCATTGATATGGTTGTAGCTTCTGTATTAATGGCGATGGGGATGATGATGCTGCCGCCAGTTATGATTTCACTGCCATTCAAAATATTATTGTTTGTTCTGGTGGATGGCTGGCATTTAATCGTTAAATCATTGTTATTAAGCTATTAA
- the fliR gene encoding flagellar biosynthetic protein FliR: protein MIDLLSFPAFLLILTRVSAFFLTIPVFSNKNLPVMHKIGFSLFLSWIMLYAISPDPVPINGFFLLLVIKEAMVGLAIGFIAAIVFYALQVAGGFIDLQMGFAMANVFDPQTGIQTPLMGRYLYTFAMLFLLAVDGHHMLLDGIFYSYNFLPLESPIANFGNGSMTKFVVSVLSGMFLVALQMAIPIVGTLFLADLALGIVARTVPQMNIFVIGLPVKILIALVLFLVVMPAFFVSIQMLIEQMRDTMVNLMELLGAA, encoded by the coding sequence ATGATAGATTTACTTTCTTTTCCGGCATTTTTATTAATACTAACTAGAGTATCGGCATTTTTTTTAACGATTCCTGTGTTTTCGAATAAAAATTTACCGGTGATGCACAAAATCGGATTTTCTCTATTCTTATCATGGATCATGCTGTACGCCATCAGTCCAGATCCTGTACCAATAAACGGATTTTTTCTTCTTCTTGTCATTAAAGAAGCCATGGTAGGGCTAGCGATCGGATTTATTGCAGCTATCGTATTTTACGCACTTCAAGTAGCAGGAGGATTCATAGATCTGCAGATGGGATTTGCGATGGCAAACGTTTTTGATCCGCAGACAGGAATTCAAACGCCTTTGATGGGGAGATACCTTTATACATTTGCCATGCTCTTTCTGCTGGCGGTAGACGGGCATCATATGCTTTTAGACGGAATCTTTTACAGCTATAACTTTCTTCCGCTGGAATCACCGATCGCCAATTTCGGGAACGGAAGTATGACTAAATTTGTGGTCAGTGTCCTTTCCGGAATGTTTCTAGTAGCACTGCAGATGGCTATACCGATTGTCGGAACGCTGTTTTTAGCGGATTTGGCTCTGGGAATCGTGGCAAGGACGGTTCCGCAGATGAACATCTTTGTTATCGGTCTTCCGGTAAAAATTTTGATAGCTCTTGTTTTATTTTTAGTTGTTATGCCTGCCTTTTTTGTGTCGATCCAGATGCTGATCGAACAGATGCGAGATACCATGGTTAATTTAATGGAATTGTTAGGGGCTGCTTAG
- the flhB gene encoding flagellar biosynthesis protein FlhB: MKYQMNLQYFSQEKTEKATPKKRQESRKKGQVAKSADINAAFVLFVSVMFLSFMGGWMGERLKHLFMYSLDKKLLYDVTETSIPKLFWELSIEVAIILAPVMIAAMAAGVIGNYLQVGFLLSTEAIQMKLERINPLSGFKRIYSVRALAELSKSMLKILMIGGVTFFILWMERDVYLRMSLVSIEASLPVFGGLAIKMGFAASLVLLFLAFLDYMYQKYDFEKNIRMSKQDIKDEYKKSEGDPKIKGKIKEKQRQMAMRRMMQEVPKADVIITNPTHYAICLKYDDSGMDAPVVVAKGVDLIAQRIKEIGKEHNVVTVENKPLARTLYARVDIGQVIPEDLFKAVAEILAFVYRIKKKV; the protein is encoded by the coding sequence ATGAAATACCAAATGAATTTACAGTATTTTTCACAAGAAAAAACAGAAAAAGCGACCCCGAAAAAGCGTCAGGAAAGCCGGAAAAAAGGACAAGTAGCAAAAAGTGCTGATATTAACGCTGCATTCGTATTGTTTGTGTCTGTGATGTTTCTTTCATTTATGGGAGGCTGGATGGGTGAGAGGCTAAAGCACCTCTTCATGTATAGTCTGGACAAAAAGCTTTTATATGATGTAACAGAAACAAGTATCCCAAAGCTGTTTTGGGAATTGTCGATCGAGGTTGCAATCATTCTTGCTCCGGTAATGATAGCGGCAATGGCGGCAGGTGTCATTGGAAACTATCTGCAGGTCGGATTCTTGCTTTCAACCGAAGCGATTCAAATGAAACTTGAACGTATCAATCCCTTGTCAGGTTTTAAACGTATTTATTCGGTGCGAGCGCTTGCTGAACTGTCCAAATCAATGTTGAAGATTTTGATGATCGGCGGTGTGACCTTTTTCATCTTATGGATGGAGCGGGATGTGTACTTAAGAATGTCACTTGTAAGTATTGAAGCCTCACTACCTGTATTTGGCGGACTGGCCATTAAGATGGGATTTGCCGCTTCGCTCGTTTTACTGTTTCTTGCGTTTCTCGATTATATGTATCAAAAATACGACTTTGAGAAAAACATCCGAATGTCTAAACAGGATATAAAGGATGAATACAAAAAGTCTGAAGGTGACCCGAAAATCAAAGGAAAGATAAAAGAAAAACAAAGGCAGATGGCCATGAGGCGGATGATGCAGGAAGTGCCTAAAGCAGATGTGATCATCACGAACCCTACTCATTACGCAATTTGCTTAAAATATGATGATTCTGGAATGGATGCACCTGTCGTAGTAGCAAAAGGTGTGGACTTGATCGCCCAAAGAATTAAAGAAATCGGCAAAGAACATAATGTCGTGACAGTTGAAAATAAGCCGTTAGCTAGAACGCTTTATGCCAGGGTCGACATTGGGCAAGTAATACCAGAGGATCTGTTTAAAGCCGTTGCAGAGATTTTAGCCTTTGTTTATCGCATCAAGAAAAAAGTGTAA
- a CDS encoding chemotaxis protein CheW, giving the protein MLNEQKVIIFQLKDEEYAVPVQEVKSIERMQHITRIPRTVPFVKGVINLRGVVTPIIDLRSRFDIEETDYTDSTRIIIVSVGTIEAGLIVDSANDVIDLEADSIEPPPEVVGGVDAEYIQGVAKIEKRLLILLNLTKVLNPEKLAVLQPLESGK; this is encoded by the coding sequence ATGTTAAACGAACAAAAAGTAATCATATTTCAATTAAAAGATGAAGAATATGCTGTACCTGTTCAAGAGGTAAAGTCCATTGAAAGAATGCAGCATATTACAAGGATTCCAAGGACAGTTCCTTTTGTCAAAGGAGTCATTAATTTACGCGGTGTAGTAACTCCTATCATTGATCTTCGTTCACGCTTTGATATAGAAGAAACGGATTATACAGATAGCACACGTATCATCATCGTATCAGTAGGAACTATTGAAGCTGGACTTATCGTAGACTCTGCAAACGATGTTATTGATTTGGAAGCAGATTCAATTGAACCTCCTCCAGAAGTTGTAGGAGGGGTTGATGCTGAATATATACAAGGAGTTGCAAAGATAGAGAAACGTCTCCTCATCTTATTAAACCTTACAAAAGTGTTAAATCCCGAAAAGCTTGCTGTGCTTCAACCTTTAGAAAGCGGAAAGTAA